One Nymphaea colorata isolate Beijing-Zhang1983 chromosome 12, ASM883128v2, whole genome shotgun sequence genomic window, TTCATCATGTTCAAGAAATTAATATCTAAAACATATTAAaactctctttttcctttcctctcgcttcctctctctctctctctctctctctctctctctctctctgttatatatatataatctgacCCAACACTTATCTGGTGAGCTCAACActgcccagcccgatgcccagccaaCATATTCATCATGTTCCAGAAATTAGTATCTAAATCAAATTAAaactctctttttccttcttctctctctctctctctctatatatatatatatatatatatatatatatatatatatatatatgtatacaggCAGGCGGAGTCGAGAGCAACTATATATGAAGGATAAGTAggaattggaatgagtacatcCAAAAATGTcgaaattttcatatttgattcgACGGGTATAGGGGACCGTCACCATGGTTGCAGCCAAGCATAGACCCGAACAAACAGTTACGTCCAAATATCTGAGTGAAACTTCATTGTTTAATCGCGAGTTCAGTGTTCTTAAGCGGCCTTAGAATACGTGGACTCTATTAGGTAAGAAACAGCGGTACTTGCATACGAACAAAGCATGCCCTCCCGCCTGTCAGCAATTTAAAACGCGGCTTTGAGCTCAGCTCGAGCCCAGAGCCTGGTTGACCGCGTGCAGCAGCTCCCTCACACAACCCTAGTCAATTTGACTTAGTTTAAACAAGTACGCgcatgtatctatatatatatatatatatatagtgtaacATTGGCCGCATAATAATCAGATTTTGTTTCACTGGTAGTAAAATACAGTATATTATAGACTAGCAAGTCGTACGGCAATGAAATGTAAAAATTAAGTTCTCTCGCTCTTCTCATAGCGGAGGCACTTAAGTATCTTACAATCTATACGGCGAATATAAAAGGCTTTTATTTCATGGGCGACCATTTAGTTACAACCTCAGAAACCGGCTTCATATTTCCGAATTTCTCATTGGTCCTTATTTTTCGTTGACAAGCATGGTTCCAAAGTTGAACCCCGACAACTAAAATAACTTGACTTTCTACATGCCAAGTTAACAAGTTTTTTCCAGTTCATAGAAAAGGAAGGTAACGATATCATCTGGTTTCCTCTGAGTTCTTAATCTAAACCAACAATAATAACAAATCTGATTCTCTATTAGAAAGATATCCGTAAAACAGAGGCCACTTTCTATGTTATGCCTTTAGCAAGAGATGATATATTTCCACATTATATCATatgggtattttggtaattttatttAACTATCAAGGGCATTCTGattattttcatcttttaacaTGTGGTCGTTTGTTAAGGGTTATAACATATAACTTTGGTACTTAAAGATGTACAACAAGTTGAGTCAACTCGGGATCAGTTCtaagcttgacttgtttaataaGTGAGTTAAGTTTGAGCTTGAGTTAAAACTTAAGTTATAAaggagttgagttcgagttgcacAAGGTCGACTTGCTTAGAAGCGACTCAACTCATGTCTTTCATGTTTATCAATGTTTAgagataatgtttttttttcttttgataaattttaCACCTTTTGTGGTTATCAtttcatttacaaaaaaaaatatatgaatcaaatGCGATGAACTTAAACAAATCGAGCTTGAGTTTACCTCACAAAGTTCGACCCGAGCAACGTGTGACTTGTGATCTTGGCTTGCTTATTGTACATTCATTCTTGTattgaaaaacttaaaagtagAAAGCAGTTTTTCGAAATTATAACAAAAAGCGATTCTTAAACGAAAATTTTCCCTTATTCAATTCCCTTGTGAGGCTTGATTCGAGGGAGCAAACTTTCTAACGTACGGTCCAAATGATACGCAGTCAACAGTCAACACTGTAGTAAACTAAACCCTAAGCAGATACTTGTGAAAAGTTTTCTGGGCAGCCAGGGCAATTTCGTAAAGATCCTCTCGAGGAAGAAAACAACGGCACAGTAAAGAGGAAGGTGCAGAAGACGTTGGACCAAGACTCTGAGAACTCGCAGATGTACATGTAACTCCGAGGGGGAGGGCCCCATCACCACCCCCATGTGAGGATACATCTGAGTTTTAACCCCGCAGGCCGCATGGTTATTCTTATTAAAATTCACCCCCTCCTGCAGCTAATTACTAAAGAAAAGGAAGCCTTTTTCTTTAGTTAGTAGCGAATCCCGACGCCAAAGATACCCGTTTCCTCCCATGGCCTTTTTCCTTGGCACACCGTCTAGAACGCCCCTTCTGCTCCTCTTGCTTTGCTTTCCTCCACATGATGCTCACATGATCGCAGGTTggtcctcctctcttcttcttctttccggCCATTGCTGTTTGGTGGCAttgccttttctctttttggttgGTAATCTGTGACAATGCTTTGGTGATTCCTGCATGCATAGTTGTggttgttgttttgcttttcttttctttttctctcgtTTTAAACGGTTCAGAATGGTGGTCTGTCCTTTCTGTGTGTTTCCCGTCACGGGCATCTCTTTTTCTGTTGCTAGATTTTGATGGGAATGTTGGGTTTGTTGGTATGAGGAGGACTATGTATTTAATTGAAATAGAGGCGCAGTTATTGGTGTATTTATTGTTGTTTCGTTGAAGTAAAATTAGCTGTCTTGGTcgtatgtttttctttgaattagCACTTGGATACCGAGATCTTGGAGGAAGAGTTGAGCAGCTTTTGTGACAATGACCTTGTTGAGTGGTGAGACGTTTGGGGTTTGGACAACTGGGGAGCTGTACTTTGTTTTCTAGCTGCTTAATGGGGAGTTTGAAGTTGGGCATAGTGGGACATGGAATCGAGAGTTTGGTGGATCTGTGGGTTCTGATGGTGTGAAATGGTGAAAGTGTGAGTGCAGTGTTCGTGGTGTCTTGTGTTCTCTCCGACTTTCGTGATGAGAGTGCCCTTTCTCCTAACTCTTGTACAATTTTAATGAGAGTTCAAacgggagaaagaaaggaatatCAGATGGTTTATGTCTACTCGCGGGTctgtcttttcttcttgtctGCTTGTTGCCATAATATTGGTTTAAGGAAGGGCACAGTCTATCACTAGTCactttattttttccttatagCACATTATCTATTCGCTTTATTCTGCATTTTTTTCTGCATAGATGTATTGTTCTAGATGGCCTAGTTTGTGACAAATTCTTTATATGCTGTTGCCATTATaggttttaaaatttcaacCTTTTATGTGTATTGGCGCAATCTTGAGAACTAATACATCTACAACTCATTGATGGTCAGATTGATCACATTTTTCCTGTCATCCTTTAGTGAAAACTGAAACTGGTTAACTTGAGGTATTTGCTCTGCCGGGAGCTTTATACCCACTTGTGAGATACGACGCATATTTAGTTAGTCTGATTAACTCAATGGTGgtcttggccaaaatatgttcCAGAGGTTATCTCACTAGCAAATAGACAGCCATAATGAAGGgctatgaaatgaaatcaaattccAGTATTTGGTTTTCTCAGTTTAGTTAATccctttcttcattcttatggGACTTGCCTAGAGCTCGGTGTACCATTCAATTTGCTTTAACTTTTTTCTCATTGGAAAAGTCAAAGACAAGTTGATGAGAAAATGGTACATCGACAACCCCAGTCAAACAACGGCCACCTTTTTATTCCACAATTGTTCAGCGATTTATATGATTAACTGTGTTAAGACAAGTACTCTCACTCTCTTGATTTAAGATTACAACACTACTAAGGGTCTTAGGTTGATTAGGTGGGGCAATGATGGTGATCTAATTGCTTTGATATTTAAACCAATTTTTGGGTGGCTCCATGAGGTATCTAAACTGTCCTCGTGGTACACGACTATCACTCTCCAACTTGGAGTTGTACACTATGATTGCCTGGTATTGCTTCCATGAATCCACGATCAAATTGCTACTTAACAAATAGTCACTTATCTGACATCTTAGGAGAAGTCTGATTGTACAATACTGTTCATAAGCAAGTGTTCTTTTACATAGAAATAATGCATACCAATTGTTAACTGTTAGTGAGCAGGCTTTTAATTTGATGGCATGCTGCCAGTGCTATCAACTTCAAATCAATATTTATGGTCTCTATTGTATTTAGTATAACATCACGACCTGACATCATAATTGAAGATGGCTTTTTTGGTTAAGAAAGTGTATTACTGACATTGAGCATAAAAgcttgaatttattttttggaagaCTTAGGTATCCGAACAAGTCATTCAGCAGTGAATGAGTGAAACTTCCATGGTGTTGCTAATTGAAAAAAGGGCTAGGCCAATGTTAATTGATGTAACACCATTACACCGTATAGacacttcattttgatgtttgtggtCCATTTTTAGCAGGAAGCTTAATTCATGTAACCATGACCTTAGATGGATCAGCAAGGAAAAAGATCTTGGAAAAACAATTGATTACAGAGAATTCACATTGAGAGCTGTATTGTGGACTTAAcattttgcttttgttggggAATTGTTTACTGGAGACTATTTGGTTTGGAAGGTCATTTTTCCTGCTTCAAGAAGGCAGCCTTTAGGATTTTGTTGCAAGCATTAGTATTATTACTGTTCCTTCATTTTAGAGTTTCTGCAATAAAATGCATGTCTGCTGCTCAGGAACTATGCAGTTGTGGCTGTCTATGTTCTGCTTTGTAGGATATGACATCACTTCCATATCAACCATCTTCTAAGAGgtcttaatttttcatttttctccagGCTGTACCAGAGCGAAACCATGAATCCATGGGTAGCTAATGAATGTGATGTCAACAACAAAAGGGGATATTCTCTAAATACCATGAAGCCTTTTCCTCACCGTCGCGAAACCTTTGGTGCTGAAGAGATGAGGAGAAAAGCAAAGCTTTCAAGCAGAAGCTACCACTTCAAAAGTAATGATCCCAACTTCACAGAGTTATGCTTCAGTAACCCACGTGCCTCTCTCCAAAGTGTGCCTTCTGAGAGTGTTGGAACAAGCTATGGTGGAGAGCTAAAGAGAGGATCTATATACCAAAGCTCAAATTCTGTaaggaaaatgaagaaccaGGGGATTCTTGAGAACAGACAGGTGATGTGGCCAGAATTCATCAAGCAGAGCACCAATCCTACTGCATTGCAGAGAAGGGGCCTCCATAGTTCTTCTAGTAGCCAGCGAAAGGCAACACATGTCAGCAGGTTGAACCCCACTGCATATTCCAGAGGTTCCCAAGATTTCAATGAAAATGTTGCGACCTGCAATAAGGATTTAGCTTCCCCTGTTAATAAGCCTAGTTCACCAGAGAGATTCTTGGAGGTTTGTTTTCATCCTGATGAAACAGAGCACTGGCATAGTGTGACGAAACATCGGCATGGCACAGGAAGAAGCTTGAAGAAGGTGGAACCTTTGAAAAGAGTTGATAATTCTACTTTAAAAACTGGGATGCATGCACTGCCGGATGTTCCTGAAGCCATTCTTTCATCCAGTTTTTCTTTAGAGAAGCCCACGGTGGCTAATCTGCTCCTTGATCTGGATGCATgtaaaccaaaagaaattacaaaatctCAGGTCAGCCCATTTCAGAGAATGCTGGATCCGTTCATGTCTTCCAAATCTTCAAATGTTCCATCAACTTCTTCAACAAAATTGAGTCAGATAAGAGGCTCTAATCCTGTAATTGTCAATAAAAATGAATTGCTTAAGAAATCCTTGTTAAAGGAGTTCTCCAAAACAGATGACAGGTTATTCAGTCAGCCAGAAATGCATGATCATTCTACAGGTTCTGTTCAAGTATTAGATGCCTCACCTGCTCACCTACATGGCCGTCTTAAAATGACGTATAAGCATGGTGCTCCATGTTTTCAGTTCACTCTAAAGGACCATGAAAATGTTTTGGCAGCCAAAACGCATAAAACAGACAACCCTCTTAACTGGTTGTACACATTTCTCTCATCTACTGATAAAAAGAGAAGTAGTGGCAGCTGGGGAAGAAAGGACGGATATAGGGAGTCTTTTGTTATTGGGCAAATGAAGGTCTCCTGTCATTTGTGCTCCAAGATGAGAAACCAAGGGCCTGATGATGCCTACGCCATAACAGAGTTTGTTCTGTTTGATTCTTCTAGCCAAAGGAAAAGTCTAGCACTACCTGAGGGAGGAAGTAGTTCTTCTCCAAGCAGGCAGTGTCATGAGACCCCAGAAAGAACCACCATTGAAAATATGGTGGTAAGATCTCCTTCTTGTGGACATGATAAACCTAGTAGAATAGAACCTTTGGATGATGATAATAATGTTACTGCACCGACTTCTTCACAGATCCCTCTGCATTCTCTACCACACCTTCAGATTGCAGCAATGGTTATTGAGGTGCCTTTGGGGAAAAGGGAATGTCTGAAAGGCAATCTTAAAGATGACATTATGAATTGCCACAGAAGTCAGCACTTGTCAAGCTCCTCTACCATCAATCATAACACTGTGATCCTTGATGCAGATAACACTGCAAATATTACTCTTGTTATTCCTAGTGGTATCCATGGGCTACCAACTAGTGAGGCAACTTGCCCATCACCCTTGCTCAATCGTTGGAAATCTGGTGGAGGCTGTGATTGTGGTGGATGGGACATGGCTTGTCCACTGATGGTTTTTGACAATTACGGTTCTCACAATTtcaatgtttttccttttgaaaggaATAATCAGCATCTAGAACTTTTTGCTCAGGTATATTTAGTTACTGATAAAGGAGCTTACCGTTATTGATGCTTATACTTTATAAAAGAAGCTTATATTACAATCTGCTTTTCATAGTATGGGATTGgattctcctttctttttacatGGCACCTTAGCCATAATTAAGGATTGTAGAAGTTAATGCATGCACATAATTCCTAAAATCTAGAGTTTGATCTCTGAGTGTTACTGGTTAAGATCTACTTTGTCTGTTGAATTAATAGGCCTTTCTGTTGTTAAAATGTTTTTGAAGTTCTTAATGAGGGATTGTTACTGCTGTTATTTTGGCATGATATATCTGTCTTAGAGACTAAACGTGCTGCACGTGCAGTTCTATTGCTTCATTTTGCTGTTgataaattttccttttttgtttccttctctGTTAATTTCCCACTAGACCATGTCTTTGCCTTTGGGTCGCTTTAGTCCTTATGCTGTTTCTAACTGGTACAATCTTTCTTTTCGTTGTGTAGGGATGCAAAGAGAAGGTTCCTACATTGACTATAGACATCATTGACAAATGGCTATATTCTGTAACTTTTCATGCAAAACTATCATCACTGCAGGCGTTTGCAATATGTGTTGCTGTCTTACACAGCTCTGAGATATCCATGCCTgctggaaaagaaaatatccaTCAGAGGTCGGTTAGTAATTCATTGAAGGCTCTTCTTGAAGAGGATGTGAAGTGTTTGATTGGGATGGACCTTAAGGATGGGAAaaggaaaacctcaaagagattGGATCTTCAGACAAATTTTATGCTTGATCCACCAATTTCTCCAATTGGCAGAGTTTAGACATAATGCTATGTACAGTGTGGCATCCATCACCTCCCAATGAAGGCAGCAAAAGTAGGGTATGCTATCTAAATGCAATATCAGGCTGTAGTGGCCCTCCATAACCAACCATGTTACTGTAAATCTGCTGACCCTTGATCATGGACTGTGCAGCAGATCCTTCTTGTGGAATATAAGGTGATTGAGAATTGAATCTCTGGTGCTATGGTCTATTGTGGTTGTTTCCAATTTTAGTTCATTCAGAGAGTCCAAATTGGATCTATTGGTACTGGCAGGATATTCTGTTCTTTGTAATTATTACTTGCTCATGATTTACATATCAATGTAAAGCCATGTTATCTGtatattgaagaaaaacttCTGCAAACAGTTACAGGAGGGGTTTGCTACTGAGGATGATGGTTGGTTCTAAactatttcattcttttcaggCTGTATCCAGTAGGGGATGCTGATTAAAAGAGACCGTCTTTCTTCTCCAGTCAACAATGGAATGAGTTAAATATGGAAAGCTTTGGTTGTactctttttccctttaaagAAAGTAATAATAGTTCTACTGGAGATGTTGAAGAGTCAAAGTACTGCCGAAGCACCATCGATGAATAAAGATTATGGAGAAGACAAACTAATGTGCATGATTGTGAGAAGCGTCAGTGGGATGGAAACAGCAAAGGATGGTATCGGTGAAAATGCCACATGGGAAAACTTCTTATAAGATGACTACTCAAAAGATGGCAACATCAAAAGAAGGCAGTCTTACAGGTGGCATGTTCAGACATATCTGGAGGACTACAGAACAGCGTTCCTCCTGAGTGGGTCAAGGTGAAGGCACCCCTTAAGAAATCAGCTAAAGGCAGAAGCATAAACTCCATACCCTTTTCTGCACCTCTAGAACAATATATTCGGTGGGCCTCTTCCCAATAAGCGTTAGATGAGCAACGAGGTTCAGTTGCAACAGTTTTCTTATCCGAGcgcgtataatatatatatatatatattcaggggtggagggagggggggccgcccgggccatggcccgggtgagcccaagaatttttttttttcattgaaaaaatcaaaattttttagtttggctcgACCGGTCGCTCCTCTTGGTCCGACCCTGGTCCGGCCCGCAAATCATCTTGGccgaccctagaaaaaatcctagctccgcccgTGTATATATTGGAGGGGTCTTGCCCTGTACTGATGATGCTTTCTTTTTAGTTCCTCCAATGCTTTCTTTTTAGTTCCTCCAATTGAATAATGTTCCTCGGTAGCATGCCGATTGGACAAGTTGAGATGCATTCTACACATGAATAAGGTATACTTGCACAAAACACAAGGAGGTTTGCATGCACATATATGGTTCACTCGTTCTTGTTTGAAGGGTTCCTTCAACTTATATACATTGGGTATTGTTGTACGGCAGGGTGGTGGTGTTTTAGATGTCCTAGAAAGTTATTATTTATACTTTGGTTTCTTCCGTTATTGAAAAGCTTGTGCATTCGGTACAATTGCAGATGCTCCAAGTTACCCGGTGTGTCCTTTTTGTATATTAATTTAGGGGTCACTGCAAAAGTTGGCAGATATTATGATCTTTAGGCTTTCCGGAGTATAGATTGTCGTCAGATGCACACGCAGTTAGGACTTAAATTTACTCAAACTTTTCGTACTCCCTGAGCCCTCATAGGAGTACCAGAAACACTTCTCGCTATGCTTCCTTGACTACACAGGTACATCAAAAAAGCTTCAACTTGCACCAGAAGTGACACCCACGGGAGTTGGACTGTCTGCATGTTAACGCAACATCCCTAGGCCACACGGCAACGCCCTTCTATGTCACTACCAATTAACGCTTTCAGCTTTTGAACCTAAACCTGCAACAAGCTCTAGCATATATTACAGTGTCAACACGTAGGAAACCCTTGACGAAACCGAGGGTTCTTGCCAGTCTTTTTTGCCCTaatcctcctctctctctttcctcctcctcttttggGTGTATGTGCGGTTGAGGTCGTGGTGCTTCCCACGAGATTTTCGTGAATTGATCACAGATCGGTGCAAAAGATTGGAAGGGCGGATGGATCTCAAAAGCATGGATTTATTCTCCATCGAGGACTTGAAATCTGAGGTTTTGAGATCCAAAAACCATGAATCTTGCCTTGAAATCCATCTTTGGGTCAAAGATCCGAGGCTACCAAACAAGGCC contains:
- the LOC116266469 gene encoding uncharacterized protein LOC116266469 — protein: MNPWVANECDVNNKRGYSLNTMKPFPHRRETFGAEEMRRKAKLSSRSYHFKSNDPNFTELCFSNPRASLQSVPSESVGTSYGGELKRGSIYQSSNSVRKMKNQGILENRQVMWPEFIKQSTNPTALQRRGLHSSSSSQRKATHVSRLNPTAYSRGSQDFNENVATCNKDLASPVNKPSSPERFLEVCFHPDETEHWHSVTKHRHGTGRSLKKVEPLKRVDNSTLKTGMHALPDVPEAILSSSFSLEKPTVANLLLDLDACKPKEITKSQVSPFQRMLDPFMSSKSSNVPSTSSTKLSQIRGSNPVIVNKNELLKKSLLKEFSKTDDRLFSQPEMHDHSTGSVQVLDASPAHLHGRLKMTYKHGAPCFQFTLKDHENVLAAKTHKTDNPLNWLYTFLSSTDKKRSSGSWGRKDGYRESFVIGQMKVSCHLCSKMRNQGPDDAYAITEFVLFDSSSQRKSLALPEGGSSSSPSRQCHETPERTTIENMVVRSPSCGHDKPSRIEPLDDDNNVTAPTSSQIPLHSLPHLQIAAMVIEVPLGKRECLKGNLKDDIMNCHRSQHLSSSSTINHNTVILDADNTANITLVIPSGIHGLPTSEATCPSPLLNRWKSGGGCDCGGWDMACPLMVFDNYGSHNFNVFPFERNNQHLELFAQGCKEKVPTLTIDIIDKWLYSVTFHAKLSSLQAFAICVAVLHSSEISMPAGKENIHQRSVSNSLKALLEEDVKCLIGMDLKDGKRKTSKRLDLQTNFMLDPPISPIGRV